The following proteins are co-located in the Rattus norvegicus strain BN/NHsdMcwi chromosome X, GRCr8, whole genome shotgun sequence genome:
- the Magea13 gene encoding melanoma-associated antigen 11 gives MSHRQKHDQGLEGQLGEEVPAAKEVSAAEESQDTSSSSASVQATAPSKASKVSGDQAAGGQSTSKAYLYSKFLLNSNLQKKVTDLVKFLSFKYITNEPVTEAEIQKHVVKEYKGYYALIFRHACECMEVVFGIEVKEVDSLNHTYKLLKILDLTYDGRISNEEGIPKTGLLVLILGVIFMEGNRASEKKIWDVLSVVGMYPDRHDFICGDPRKFITEDLVLENYLVYQPIPNSDPTSYEFLWGPRAQAETSKMKVLQFFSKVAGSSPTSFTALYKEALKDEEERARALLASTAISTAADNLGSGEKPSSVSHPE, from the coding sequence ATGTCCCACAGGCAGAAGCATGATCAAGGCCTTGAGGGCCAGCTAGGAGAGGAGGTTCCTGCAGCTAAAGAGGTATCTGCTGCTGAGGAGTCCCaggacacctcctcatcctcTGCTTCCGTCCAAGCCACTGCACCAAGCAAAGCAAGTAAAGTTTCTGGTGATCAAGCAGCGGGAGGTCAAAGTACCTCAAAGGCCTACCTATACTCCAAGTTTTTGCTCAACAGTAACCTTCAgaagaaggttactgatttggTGAAGTTTCTGAGTTTCAAGTATATAACAAATGAGCCTGTCACAGAAGCAGAAATTCAGAAGCATGTTGTTAAGGAGTACAAAGGCTACTATGCATTGATCTTCAGGCATGCCTGTGAATGCATGGAAGTGGTCTTTGGCATTGAGGTAAAGGAAGTGGATTCCTTGAATCACACTTACAAGCTCCTGAAAATCCTTGACCTCACTTATGATGGGCGCATCAGCAATGAAGAGGGGATACCGAAGACCGGCCTCCTGGTGCTGATCCTTGGTGTAATCTTCATGGAAGGCAACCGTGCCTCTGAGAAAAAGATCTGGGATGTGCTCAGTGTCGTTGGTATGTATCCTGACCGGCACGATTTTATATGCGGGGATCCCAGAAAGTTCATCACTGAAGATTTGGTGTTAGAGAATTACCTGGTGTACCAGCCTATACCCAACAGTGATCCTACAAGCTATGAGTTCCTGTGGGGCCCAAGAGCCCAAGCTGAAACAAGCAAAATGAAAGTCCTGCAGTTTTTCTCCAAGGTTGCTGGGAGTAGCCCTACTTCCTTCACTGCTTTATATAAGGAAGCTCTGAAAGATGAAGAGGAGAGAGCCCGGGCTCTCCTTGCATCCACAGCCATATCTACTGCTGCGGATAATTTGGGTTCTGGGGAGAAGCCCAGCAGTGTCTCCCACCCTGAGTAA